In Treponema sp. OMZ 798, the following proteins share a genomic window:
- the cobK gene encoding precorrin-6A reductase — MIWIIGGTTEAGNLADFLKEKNAPYIMSVATEESRDFFKNHKLKIGRMDALQMEQFCIEEKISLIADLSHPYALIVSQNAKKTAQNLNIKYLRFTRGASQSSTDFDQSNFYTFDDMEGLCSFLKELKSSVVFFTTGSKTLADFEVCRSSNRFVYRILPTVDSVEKCKNAGVTTQDIIAMTGPFSQNLNEAMFKEYGASYVVMKDSGDAGGTKEKLAACETLGIRALILRRGKEEGIKGFEEFKNEVLKYGHA; from the coding sequence ATGATCTGGATTATAGGCGGAACGACCGAGGCCGGAAACCTTGCAGACTTTTTAAAGGAAAAAAATGCACCCTATATAATGAGCGTTGCAACGGAAGAAAGCAGGGATTTTTTTAAAAACCATAAACTTAAAATCGGCAGAATGGATGCCCTTCAAATGGAACAATTTTGCATTGAAGAAAAAATAAGCCTCATTGCCGATTTAAGCCATCCCTATGCCCTCATCGTTTCTCAAAACGCAAAAAAGACCGCACAAAACTTGAACATAAAATATTTGCGCTTTACCCGCGGAGCTTCTCAATCCTCAACCGATTTTGACCAAAGTAATTTTTATACCTTTGATGATATGGAAGGTCTTTGCTCGTTTTTAAAAGAATTAAAATCTTCTGTTGTTTTTTTTACGACAGGTTCCAAGACCCTTGCCGATTTTGAGGTGTGCCGTTCTTCAAACCGCTTTGTGTACCGAATTTTACCCACGGTTGACAGTGTCGAAAAATGTAAAAATGCAGGAGTGACGACTCAAGACATAATTGCCATGACAGGCCCCTTTTCTCAAAATTTAAATGAAGCTATGTTTAAAGAATACGGAGCCTCCTATGTTGTTATGAAGGACAGCGGAGATGCCGGAGGTACAAAAGAAAAGCTCGCCGCCTGTGAGACCCTCGGTATAAGGGCCTTAATTCTAAGGCGGGGAAAAGAAGAGGGCATTAAAGGCTTTGAAGAATTTAAAAATGAGGTTTTAAAATATGGACATGCTTAG
- the cobJ gene encoding precorrin-3B C(17)-methyltransferase, with translation MSKLFVVGIGPGGPEQMSVQAVEALKESEIIVGYSGYIEYVKPLIEGKEIFQTGMTGEIERCKYAVSKVKEGKTVSIISTGDAGLYGMAGPILELAPDLNVEIVPGISAAFAAASRLGAPLMHDTALISLSDRLTDYEIIKKRLELAAEGDFVIALYNPKSKTRTRYIEEAVNIILKFRSPKTPAGIAKNACRNNEEVIVTELQKIDYEKIDMFTLIIIGNSNTYIQNGKMITPRGYEIK, from the coding sequence TTGAGTAAACTATTTGTTGTAGGTATCGGCCCCGGCGGGCCGGAACAGATGTCGGTTCAGGCTGTCGAAGCCTTAAAAGAGTCCGAAATTATCGTAGGCTATTCGGGCTATATTGAATATGTAAAACCCCTTATCGAAGGAAAAGAAATTTTTCAAACCGGAATGACAGGCGAAATTGAAAGATGCAAGTATGCGGTTTCAAAGGTAAAAGAAGGAAAAACCGTAAGCATTATAAGCACTGGAGATGCCGGGCTTTACGGAATGGCAGGCCCCATCTTGGAACTTGCTCCCGATTTAAATGTCGAAATAGTTCCGGGCATTTCCGCAGCCTTTGCCGCGGCTTCACGGCTGGGTGCCCCACTGATGCATGATACGGCCCTTATCAGCCTTTCAGACAGGCTCACCGATTACGAGATCATAAAAAAAAGGCTCGAGCTGGCGGCCGAGGGAGACTTTGTAATAGCCCTTTACAATCCCAAATCTAAAACTCGCACCCGTTATATCGAAGAAGCCGTAAATATAATCTTAAAATTCAGGTCTCCTAAAACGCCTGCGGGCATAGCAAAAAATGCCTGCCGCAATAATGAAGAAGTTATTGTCACCGAGCTTCAAAAAATAGACTATGAGAAGATCGATATGTTTACCCTTATCATCATCGGGAACAGCAACACCTATATCCAAAACGGAAAAATGATTACGCCCCGAGGTTACGAGATTAAATGA
- a CDS encoding ATP-binding protein, with protein MNLYRKLPIGVQSFEVMRNDKFLYVDKTEFVFKLTNSNRVYFLSRPRRFGKSLFLSTLEAYFLGKKELFKGLYIEKAEEERAKVENSEPWIEYPVLYLDFNIGKYDEPNSLKSHLNLALSKFEQIYGAYKQEEELAQRFAGIVQRAYEKTGRQVVILVDEYDKPLLQTMGVNEALNEEFRSTLKSFYSVIKTCDKYIRFAFLTGVTKFSKISIFSDLNNLQDISLHQDCSALCGITQEELTAVFSPEIQVLADKEKISYEECLNLLKKRYDGYLFAKEGKSVYNPFSLLNAFSAKDVGSYWFATGTPTFLVNYLKDAHYNIPDLDGNVELDEAGLADYRADKKNPLPILFQSGYLTIKEYIREAALYRLGFPNDEVRYGFFKNLLPDYTSLRTDQTASSIWRFTEDVKNGNVDGFMERMQSIIAGVPYDNLPKDKLKLREQNYQTAVYLIFKLMGQFIETEVHCAAGRADSIVHTKDTIYIFEFKLDGTGSSEDAIAQIKEKGYASPFKSSGKKIVLIGSSFDEKERTIKDWKYETFDNQ; from the coding sequence TTGAATCTTTACAGAAAACTGCCTATAGGCGTACAAAGTTTTGAAGTCATGCGGAATGATAAATTTTTGTATGTGGATAAAACCGAATTTGTTTTTAAGCTGACTAATTCAAATAGAGTCTACTTTTTAAGCCGACCCCGCCGCTTCGGAAAAAGCCTTTTTCTTTCTACCCTCGAGGCCTATTTTTTAGGAAAAAAAGAGCTTTTTAAAGGCCTGTACATTGAAAAGGCGGAAGAAGAAAGAGCTAAGGTTGAAAACTCGGAACCCTGGATAGAATATCCCGTTCTTTATTTGGATTTCAATATCGGAAAATATGATGAACCTAATTCTTTAAAAAGCCATCTAAATCTGGCTTTATCTAAATTTGAACAAATATATGGAGCTTATAAACAAGAAGAAGAATTAGCTCAAAGGTTTGCGGGTATAGTCCAGAGAGCCTATGAAAAAACAGGCAGACAGGTTGTTATCCTCGTAGACGAGTATGATAAGCCGCTTTTGCAGACAATGGGAGTAAATGAAGCCTTAAACGAAGAATTCCGCAGCACTCTAAAATCTTTTTATTCCGTTATAAAGACTTGCGACAAGTACATACGCTTTGCCTTTTTAACAGGTGTAACAAAATTCAGCAAGATAAGTATTTTTAGCGACCTAAATAACTTGCAAGATATAAGCCTTCACCAAGATTGCTCTGCCCTCTGCGGCATAACCCAAGAAGAATTGACGGCCGTTTTTTCTCCCGAAATTCAGGTACTAGCCGACAAAGAAAAAATAAGCTATGAAGAATGTTTAAACCTTCTTAAAAAAAGATATGACGGATATCTTTTTGCAAAGGAAGGAAAGAGCGTTTATAATCCGTTTAGTCTTTTAAATGCCTTTTCTGCAAAGGATGTGGGAAGTTACTGGTTTGCAACGGGAACGCCCACATTCTTGGTAAACTACCTAAAAGATGCTCATTATAATATTCCTGACCTTGACGGAAATGTTGAACTTGACGAAGCCGGCCTTGCCGATTACCGAGCCGACAAAAAAAACCCTCTGCCGATTTTGTTTCAGTCCGGCTATCTTACAATTAAAGAATATATAAGGGAGGCTGCCCTTTACAGATTAGGCTTTCCCAATGATGAGGTCCGTTACGGGTTTTTTAAAAATCTTTTACCTGACTACACTTCTTTGCGTACAGATCAAACAGCCTCTTCCATTTGGCGTTTTACGGAAGATGTGAAGAACGGAAATGTAGACGGCTTTATGGAAAGGATGCAGTCCATAATTGCCGGAGTTCCCTACGATAATCTTCCTAAAGACAAACTAAAACTTAGGGAGCAAAATTATCAGACAGCTGTGTACCTAATTTTTAAACTGATGGGGCAATTTATCGAAACCGAGGTGCACTGTGCCGCCGGAAGAGCTGATTCCATCGTGCACACTAAAGATACAATTTATATCTTTGAATTTAAACTTGATGGGACCGGAAGCTCGGAAGATGCAATAGCGCAGATAAAGGAAAAAGGCTATGCCTCTCCTTTTAAATCAAGCGGTAAAAAAATAGTCTTAATCGGTTCATCCTTTGACGAAAAGGAGCGCACCATAAAAGACTGGAAATATGAAACTTTTGATAACCAATAA